One stretch of Limnohabitans sp. DNA includes these proteins:
- a CDS encoding flagellar basal body rod C-terminal domain-containing protein: MDRIVFTANATIKEQATARQVLVNELANVSTVGFKSSYDVALQSIKVEGPGFNSRFQAQAVARDLIRLESGPVMATGQPLDIALAEKAVLAVQATNGDLAFTRRGDLKVNAQGQLENGARHLVLGVGGPIAVPPGMMVTINPDGSLYARDPAQAAAAPSVFIDQLRLRDAANVKLGRRTDGLFKVEGQADGTDIGPGNTPPQVIVQALEGSNVSAIEAMTRLIDHSRSFETQIRIIKEIKSLDESGASMMKPA; this comes from the coding sequence ATGGACCGCATTGTTTTTACCGCCAACGCCACCATCAAGGAGCAGGCCACTGCGCGCCAGGTGCTCGTCAATGAACTGGCCAACGTGTCCACGGTGGGCTTCAAAAGCAGCTACGACGTGGCCCTGCAATCCATCAAGGTCGAAGGCCCGGGTTTTAATTCGCGCTTTCAGGCCCAGGCCGTGGCCCGCGATCTGATCCGGCTGGAATCCGGGCCTGTCATGGCCACTGGTCAGCCCTTGGACATTGCCTTAGCCGAAAAAGCCGTTCTGGCGGTGCAGGCCACCAACGGCGACCTGGCTTTCACACGTCGTGGCGACTTGAAGGTCAACGCCCAAGGTCAGCTGGAAAACGGCGCTCGCCATCTGGTGCTCGGCGTCGGTGGCCCCATCGCAGTGCCACCAGGGATGATGGTGACCATCAACCCCGACGGATCGCTCTATGCCAGGGACCCGGCACAAGCTGCTGCGGCTCCCTCGGTGTTCATCGACCAACTGCGCTTGCGCGATGCTGCCAATGTGAAGCTTGGACGCCGCACTGATGGTTTGTTCAAGGTCGAAGGTCAAGCCGATGGCACCGACATCGGACCCGGCAACACACCACCCCAAGTCATTGTGCAAGCGCTCGAAGGCAGCAACGTCAGCGCCATCGAGGCCATGACACGGCTGATCGACCACTCGCGCAGCTTCGAGACCCAAATCCGCATCATCAAGGAAATCAAGTCGCTCGACGAATCGGGTGCTTCCATGATGAAACCCGCCTAA
- the flgB gene encoding flagellar basal body rod protein FlgB, with amino-acid sequence MNLLNQALGVHEQALQVKSRRLEVLSQNIANADTPKYKARDIDFKAVMSASLEQDNKMLSTRAGHFAAGQALSADGMRYRTPFNSSFDGNTVEMSVEQAQYGKAAADYQATLNFLESRVSGIRKALRGD; translated from the coding sequence ATGAATTTGTTGAACCAAGCACTTGGCGTGCATGAACAGGCTTTGCAAGTCAAAAGCCGCCGCCTGGAAGTGCTGTCGCAAAACATTGCCAACGCCGACACCCCGAAGTACAAAGCCCGGGACATCGATTTCAAGGCCGTGATGAGCGCATCCCTAGAACAAGATAACAAAATGCTTTCCACCCGGGCCGGACACTTTGCTGCTGGCCAAGCACTCAGTGCTGATGGCATGCGTTACCGCACACCATTCAACTCATCTTTTGACGGCAACACCGTGGAGATGAGCGTGGAGCAAGCCCAGTACGGCAAAGCGGCTGCCGACTACCAAGCCACGCTGAACTTCCTGGAAAGCAGGGTCAGTGGCATCCGCAAAGCGCTGCGAGGAGATTGA
- a CDS encoding flagellar hook-basal body complex protein has protein sequence MSFYTSLTGLNSATAQLAVTSNNIANVGTSGFKRSRADFGDIFSTSPLQKSSSHIGQGVSLKQVRQEFTQGNISTSGNSLDLAITGDGFFPLRTPDGLQDVYTRNGAFTLNDQNNVVNSTGQRLMAASVDSSGKANLAKLSVLTIPPKTSDEAVKTTGIQLGLNFPANAPVITEPFDRTNPETYNKSTALTVYDGVGNGYLATVYYARTQVATADNDSKWQTYFFVGDMQVKPALLQASNHVGEALYVNKYGELAPKTDPRVIPSSGTTALYTLDQLSNKKASTPATAFGSPVPQNEDGFIITATDTTAPGASESVLEAGSSVTFDIKLDGATRARTVEYVTVEEDKDPAILARNLEVTVNNLLGQPASDLTPDEVQELRYGVTVKFDTANSKFVIASGTTGDESSIEILKNDGTADWLGFNPPTAGQAQTNQLLESASPNEALRGIASLPAQLTGEVINASKSSSIALTSGNKDFLVSVDGITVPVSLGPVPASYTMDRIAEMLEQAINGYEDPESKRLVSGVQVAFENQRLVFTTATTGEGASIQVTGKSDWGLANTEMKFGQTTEWVKLTQLLENGAPQYVKNGVQTEDGSSASAQTEWWPVYLDRGELSFDMSGKPVSPLQTMPFETAILQGGTGALTMSIDFTKSTQYPSAFAVLSQSQDGAPEGELMGLNIELDGLVNATYSNGSQVSLGKIVLANFSSPSGLRQVGDSSYLASATSGMATIGEAGSAGFGSIRAGATERSNVDLTQELVDLITAQRYFQANAKAIETSSTMTSTIINIRS, from the coding sequence ATGTCTTTTTACACCTCACTTACCGGCTTGAACTCGGCCACAGCCCAATTGGCCGTGACTTCCAACAATATCGCCAACGTGGGCACCTCTGGCTTCAAGCGATCGCGCGCTGACTTTGGCGACATTTTCTCGACCTCCCCGCTGCAAAAGTCCTCCAGCCACATTGGTCAGGGCGTGTCACTCAAGCAGGTAAGGCAGGAATTCACCCAAGGCAACATCTCCACATCCGGCAACTCACTGGACCTGGCCATCACCGGAGACGGCTTCTTTCCCCTGCGCACACCAGATGGCCTGCAGGACGTTTACACCCGCAACGGTGCATTCACATTGAATGACCAGAACAACGTGGTGAACTCCACGGGTCAGCGCTTGATGGCGGCTTCGGTAGACTCGTCTGGCAAAGCAAACCTGGCCAAGCTCTCCGTGTTGACCATCCCCCCCAAAACTTCCGATGAAGCGGTCAAGACAACCGGCATTCAACTGGGCTTGAACTTTCCTGCCAACGCTCCTGTCATCACCGAGCCATTTGACAGAACCAACCCTGAGACATATAACAAAAGCACCGCCCTCACGGTATATGACGGCGTTGGCAATGGCTACTTGGCGACCGTCTATTACGCTAGGACTCAAGTCGCCACTGCAGACAATGACTCCAAGTGGCAGACTTATTTTTTTGTAGGAGACATGCAGGTCAAACCCGCGCTGCTGCAAGCGTCCAACCATGTGGGCGAAGCGCTCTATGTCAACAAATACGGCGAATTAGCACCCAAAACCGACCCACGCGTCATTCCCAGCAGCGGCACCACAGCGTTGTACACACTGGACCAGCTGAGCAACAAGAAAGCGTCCACTCCGGCAACGGCCTTTGGCAGCCCGGTTCCGCAGAACGAAGATGGCTTCATCATTACCGCAACAGACACGACCGCGCCCGGTGCGTCAGAGTCCGTCTTGGAAGCTGGCAGCTCAGTCACCTTTGACATCAAATTAGACGGCGCAACTCGGGCGAGAACAGTCGAATATGTCACCGTTGAAGAAGACAAAGACCCGGCCATATTGGCCAGGAATCTTGAAGTGACTGTCAACAACCTGCTCGGCCAGCCCGCGAGCGATCTGACCCCAGATGAAGTGCAAGAACTTCGTTATGGAGTCACCGTCAAGTTTGATACTGCAAACTCGAAATTCGTCATTGCATCCGGGACGACCGGTGACGAATCCAGTATCGAGATTCTCAAAAACGATGGAACCGCAGATTGGCTTGGCTTCAATCCCCCCACCGCAGGACAGGCTCAAACCAATCAACTCCTTGAATCTGCATCGCCCAACGAAGCCTTGCGCGGCATAGCCAGCTTGCCAGCGCAATTGACCGGTGAAGTGATCAACGCGAGCAAATCAAGCAGCATCGCTTTGACCTCTGGCAACAAGGATTTTCTGGTCTCTGTGGATGGCATCACCGTGCCCGTTTCGCTCGGGCCTGTGCCGGCCTCCTACACCATGGACAGGATTGCAGAAATGCTTGAGCAGGCGATCAACGGATACGAAGATCCAGAATCAAAGCGTCTTGTTTCGGGTGTACAGGTGGCATTCGAAAACCAACGACTGGTTTTCACCACTGCAACAACCGGCGAAGGGGCGTCGATTCAAGTCACCGGCAAATCCGATTGGGGCCTGGCCAATACCGAAATGAAGTTCGGCCAAACAACGGAGTGGGTCAAGTTGACGCAGCTCCTGGAAAACGGCGCGCCTCAGTACGTCAAGAATGGTGTTCAAACTGAAGATGGCAGCAGTGCATCCGCCCAAACGGAGTGGTGGCCGGTTTATTTGGACCGCGGTGAACTGAGCTTTGACATGAGCGGAAAACCAGTTTCTCCGCTGCAAACCATGCCTTTCGAAACAGCCATTTTGCAAGGTGGTACAGGCGCACTGACCATGTCCATCGACTTTACCAAGTCCACACAGTACCCCAGCGCATTTGCGGTGCTGTCGCAGTCTCAAGATGGCGCCCCTGAAGGTGAATTGATGGGGCTGAACATTGAGCTGGACGGCTTGGTCAATGCCACCTATTCGAACGGCTCTCAAGTGTCTCTGGGCAAGATTGTGCTGGCCAACTTCTCCAGCCCCTCCGGCCTGCGTCAGGTGGGTGATTCCAGTTATCTGGCATCGGCCACTTCCGGAATGGCCACGATCGGTGAAGCCGGTTCGGCTGGTTTCGGCTCCATCCGTGCCGGTGCCACCGAGCGCTCCAACGTAGATCTGACGCAAGAACTGGTGGATCTGATCACCGCTCAGCGTTATTTCCAGGCCAACGCCAAGGCGATCGAGACCAGCAGCACCATGACCAGCACCATCATCAACATCCGTTCATGA
- the flgK gene encoding flagellar hook-associated protein FlgK: MSDLLSIGSSGVTAYQRALATVSNNIANVNTDGYSRQDVSLTANLPRQIGNIYLGTGTHFDAVQRKYDAFVESNLRNSNSDLQSQKPLLSYVNRLIDIMGDESIGLTTAMNLFFESARDLATDPASVVSRNIFLRDADGLATRFRQLAGQFDLLDKESRQAVETDVGQINALSAQLAQMNKQMAKHSLQASQPSELLDQRDSLLRELSSLVAIKTRFESNGAVIVSVGDTLNQGILVSQTTSRAINVLSSIIDPGRLEFIIDPYGKPETMPAITSGKIGGAMSFRDQVLQPASDSLDNLSAVTVMAVNQVHRDGVDAKGQLGDDLFGFATEKAGKASGIQLLLQDASQVAAAGQFRVIDNPLNSGTAQARVAYAQPIFQGPTQLLGDLALARAPQISTLPSVTIEASQGFTSLGLIPMGTQSLDLTLQTPGPGQSLQVLTRDGRHLIGSALNDTQQGLMVKAGNGMEVGATYSTQTLNGKTPATYLGIDIFMGAKASVSMVQQFNATTGEAQAPLALAAKLTGNTFVDSADPIAANTFQLNDQNLPALSGPLTLASVVNWLNTATSNQPVASRITASVLDGKLVLSRPTSNTTQDIRLGLGAHGTPSDLQRLGFNTTLSIEGATPDDLLVFVTDSAIPAAATSSSVSVQAQFSDIAGDMKQALRASQLKVSFTSNTQYKIIDNRTQSVLAERTLVPDPLSTTSSLSYRGLKLEFSTAPKQGDEFTIDGNHDGIGNNETMLALVALESQGLTPSGMTLTDAYIERVNQVGNVARQAAIAEQALEVVYRQAQEARDGISGVSLDEEASALVRFQQAYQANAKVMQTAMSLFDSILQIR; the protein is encoded by the coding sequence ATGAGTGATCTGCTGAGCATTGGCAGCTCCGGTGTCACCGCCTACCAGCGGGCATTGGCCACGGTGTCCAATAACATCGCCAACGTCAACACCGACGGCTATAGCCGCCAGGACGTCTCTCTCACGGCCAACCTGCCGCGTCAAATCGGCAACATCTATCTGGGCACGGGCACACACTTTGATGCGGTGCAACGCAAATACGATGCATTTGTTGAATCGAACCTGCGCAACAGCAACAGCGACCTGCAAAGCCAAAAACCACTGCTGTCCTACGTCAATCGACTGATCGACATCATGGGCGACGAGAGCATTGGCCTGACCACGGCGATGAACCTTTTTTTTGAATCGGCACGCGACCTGGCCACCGACCCGGCTTCGGTCGTCTCGCGCAACATCTTTTTGCGCGACGCCGATGGCCTGGCCACCCGCTTTCGCCAACTGGCTGGTCAGTTCGATTTATTGGATAAGGAGAGCCGCCAAGCGGTCGAGACCGATGTGGGCCAAATCAATGCCTTGAGTGCTCAGTTGGCCCAAATGAACAAGCAAATGGCCAAACACAGCTTGCAAGCGAGCCAACCTTCCGAGCTGCTGGACCAACGCGACTCGTTGCTGCGGGAGTTATCCAGCTTGGTTGCGATCAAGACACGTTTTGAATCAAACGGTGCTGTCATCGTCAGCGTGGGCGACACCTTGAACCAAGGCATTCTGGTCAGCCAAACCACATCGCGCGCCATCAACGTCCTGTCCTCGATCATCGATCCCGGCAGGCTCGAATTTATCATCGACCCTTACGGAAAACCCGAAACCATGCCCGCCATCACCAGCGGAAAAATTGGCGGTGCAATGAGCTTTCGCGACCAGGTGCTCCAACCAGCCAGCGATTCTCTGGACAACCTGTCAGCTGTAACGGTCATGGCCGTCAACCAGGTACACCGTGATGGGGTCGATGCCAAGGGCCAACTGGGAGACGACCTGTTTGGCTTTGCTACAGAAAAAGCTGGTAAAGCCTCGGGCATCCAGCTCTTGCTCCAGGATGCCAGCCAGGTCGCAGCCGCAGGCCAATTTCGGGTCATTGACAACCCGCTCAACAGCGGCACCGCACAAGCCCGGGTGGCCTACGCGCAGCCTATTTTTCAGGGCCCTACGCAATTGCTTGGCGACCTCGCTCTGGCCAGAGCACCGCAAATTTCCACCCTGCCCAGCGTGACCATTGAGGCCAGCCAAGGCTTCACCAGCCTGGGTCTGATCCCGATGGGCACACAAAGTTTGGACCTGACCTTGCAAACGCCAGGGCCAGGCCAAAGCCTGCAAGTGCTGACCCGCGATGGTCGTCACCTGATCGGCTCTGCATTGAACGACACCCAACAAGGCCTGATGGTCAAAGCCGGCAATGGCATGGAGGTCGGCGCCACCTACAGCACCCAAACCCTGAATGGCAAAACGCCTGCCACCTATTTGGGCATAGACATTTTCATGGGTGCCAAAGCCAGCGTCAGCATGGTGCAGCAATTCAACGCCACCACGGGCGAAGCACAGGCCCCGCTGGCCTTGGCCGCCAAGCTGACTGGCAACACCTTCGTGGACTCCGCCGATCCGATCGCCGCCAATACCTTTCAGTTGAATGACCAAAACCTGCCCGCACTGAGCGGGCCGCTGACTTTGGCCTCGGTCGTCAACTGGCTCAACACCGCCACCAGCAACCAACCGGTGGCCAGCCGCATCACCGCTTCCGTGCTGGATGGCAAACTGGTGCTCAGCCGCCCGACCAGCAACACCACCCAAGACATCCGTCTGGGACTGGGTGCCCATGGCACCCCCTCTGACTTGCAGCGTCTGGGTTTTAACACCACCCTCAGCATCGAAGGCGCGACGCCTGACGACCTGCTGGTCTTTGTGACCGACTCCGCCATCCCCGCAGCCGCCACCAGCAGCAGTGTGAGTGTGCAGGCCCAATTTTCCGACATCGCAGGCGACATGAAGCAAGCACTGCGAGCCTCTCAACTCAAGGTCAGCTTCACCAGCAACACCCAATACAAAATCATCGACAACCGGACCCAGTCGGTTCTGGCCGAGCGCACCCTGGTGCCTGATCCCCTATCGACCACATCCAGCCTGAGTTACCGGGGCCTGAAACTGGAGTTTTCCACCGCGCCCAAGCAAGGTGACGAATTCACGATCGATGGCAACCACGATGGCATTGGCAACAACGAGACGATGCTGGCCCTGGTGGCCCTGGAAAGTCAAGGCCTGACGCCAAGCGGCATGACCCTCACCGATGCCTACATTGAACGGGTGAACCAAGTCGGCAACGTGGCCAGGCAAGCCGCAATTGCGGAGCAAGCACTGGAAGTGGTCTACCGCCAAGCACAAGAAGCCCGTGACGGCATCAGCGGAGTGAGCCTGGACGAAGAAGCCTCTGCGCTGGTGCGTTTCCAGCAGGCCTACCAGGCCAATGCCAAAGTGATGCAAACAGCGATGTCACTGTTTGACAGCATCCTGCAAATCCGTTGA
- the flgC gene encoding flagellar basal body rod protein FlgC: MSVDNIFGIASSALNAQLTRMNATASNLANAGTVAGSEKDAFRAKRPVFKALVDAEMSKPGAAYVGGVKIDRITDDAAPPRRVSDPRNPLADELGYVYQSNVSEVTEMVEMMAAARSYQNNVEVINTARQLMMRTLDITKA; this comes from the coding sequence ATGAGCGTAGACAATATATTTGGCATAGCCAGCTCTGCGCTGAACGCGCAGCTGACCCGCATGAACGCCACCGCCTCGAATCTGGCCAACGCTGGCACGGTTGCGGGATCTGAAAAAGATGCGTTTCGCGCCAAGCGCCCTGTCTTCAAAGCCCTGGTTGATGCAGAAATGTCCAAGCCTGGGGCTGCTTATGTCGGCGGCGTCAAAATTGACCGCATAACCGATGACGCAGCGCCACCGCGCCGAGTGTCTGACCCCAGAAATCCGCTGGCAGACGAGCTGGGCTATGTCTATCAATCCAACGTGAGTGAAGTCACCGAAATGGTGGAGATGATGGCCGCCGCCCGCTCTTACCAAAACAATGTGGAAGTGATCAATACCGCTCGGCAATTGATGATGCGCACCCTGGACATCACCAAAGCCTGA
- a CDS encoding flagellar basal body L-ring protein FlgH: MTHSPQFSPVLPVAIEKPKMATGAIYNGRASDNWFGRVRTYNVGDVITVLLNESTQAGRTQSGTVKRAAKNDVIPSALNAPNGLSARVQGLRMPTNILGTRLQGIMGGVDLSKANIESVGGGEADQQATLIGDVSVTVVEVLANSNLMVRGEKQLALTQGAEIIQVSGIIRPEDISPNNTVQSRRLANAQIAYRGTGDMANAAKAGWGTNALMKYWPF, translated from the coding sequence ATGACCCACTCACCACAATTTTCTCCCGTGTTGCCCGTCGCCATCGAAAAACCGAAAATGGCCACCGGTGCCATCTACAACGGCCGAGCAAGTGACAACTGGTTTGGCCGGGTGCGCACCTACAACGTGGGCGATGTGATCACCGTCTTGCTCAACGAATCCACACAAGCGGGTCGCACGCAATCTGGAACTGTCAAACGGGCAGCCAAAAATGACGTGATTCCCTCAGCGCTCAACGCCCCTAATGGTCTGAGCGCACGCGTTCAGGGCCTCCGGATGCCCACCAATATCCTGGGCACCCGGCTGCAAGGCATCATGGGTGGTGTCGACTTGAGCAAGGCCAACATCGAAAGCGTGGGCGGCGGCGAAGCCGACCAGCAAGCCACCCTGATCGGTGATGTTTCTGTCACAGTGGTCGAGGTCTTGGCCAACAGCAACCTGATGGTCCGGGGTGAAAAACAACTCGCCTTGACCCAAGGCGCAGAAATCATCCAGGTCAGTGGCATCATTCGACCAGAAGACATTTCCCCCAACAACACCGTGCAGTCGCGCCGACTGGCCAATGCCCAAATCGCTTACCGCGGCACTGGCGACATGGCCAATGCGGCCAAAGCTGGCTGGGGCACCAATGCCCTGATGAAGTACTGGCCCTTCTGA
- a CDS encoding flagellar hook capping FlgD N-terminal domain-containing protein has product MTTDTVTSSSLLKGVTRYEDVKDKDKSKTSEDMGKQDFLTLFTAQLQNQNPLEPVKNEAFVAQLAQFSQLEALTNMQTSLDSFVTAMSSERMLGSAALIGKKVAVSDSPTQLISGGSIDGSIDLPQGASGIQVNVHDSQGRWVQELISGPQLPGTMPISWNGKDAADNPAPSGLYRLSATAVVNGQTTTVPVSTLSTVRAIASNPGDGSLSVEVEGGKTLLLTDVKRVGL; this is encoded by the coding sequence ATGACCACCGATACCGTTACCTCTTCGAGCCTGCTTAAAGGCGTCACTCGCTACGAAGACGTCAAAGACAAGGACAAGTCCAAAACCAGCGAAGACATGGGTAAGCAGGACTTTCTGACCCTCTTCACCGCGCAACTGCAAAACCAGAACCCGCTGGAGCCCGTCAAGAATGAAGCCTTTGTGGCGCAGCTGGCCCAGTTTTCCCAGCTCGAAGCCCTGACCAATATGCAGACCTCGTTAGACAGTTTTGTGACCGCGATGTCGAGTGAACGCATGCTGGGCAGTGCTGCGCTGATTGGCAAAAAAGTGGCTGTAAGCGACAGCCCCACCCAACTCATCTCAGGAGGCTCCATTGACGGCAGCATCGACTTGCCCCAGGGTGCCAGCGGCATCCAGGTCAACGTACACGACAGCCAAGGCCGATGGGTACAAGAGTTGATCTCGGGGCCCCAACTGCCCGGCACCATGCCCATATCCTGGAACGGCAAAGATGCAGCCGATAACCCGGCGCCGTCCGGCCTGTACCGTTTGAGTGCCACGGCTGTGGTCAATGGACAAACCACCACTGTCCCGGTGAGCACCTTGTCTACCGTGCGCGCCATTGCTTCCAACCCCGGTGACGGCAGCCTCAGCGTGGAAGTCGAGGGCGGCAAAACCCTTCTGCTCACCGACGTCAAGCGCGTGGGCCTGTAA
- a CDS encoding rod-binding protein encodes MSDLSTTNASTYLDFNALTRLKGEAAQDPTKAIRQTAEQFEAYFIQQMMKAMRESIEKSDLIDGGHMDMYQDLMDKEVSLQMVKRGGIGLANMMEHQMTLAQGLSTQDALQLRQHDGKAMPLHPRHDPMPLRSEAIKAYQLERNTGHTPDRVTPVAKP; translated from the coding sequence ATGAGCGACCTTTCCACCACCAATGCCAGCACCTACCTGGACTTCAACGCCCTCACGCGTTTGAAGGGTGAGGCAGCGCAAGACCCGACCAAAGCCATTCGCCAGACCGCTGAGCAATTTGAAGCCTACTTCATCCAGCAAATGATGAAAGCCATGCGCGAGTCGATCGAAAAAAGCGACCTCATTGACGGTGGCCACATGGACATGTATCAGGACCTGATGGACAAGGAAGTTTCCTTGCAAATGGTCAAGCGAGGCGGCATAGGCCTGGCCAACATGATGGAACATCAGATGACACTGGCCCAAGGCCTGAGCACACAAGACGCCTTGCAACTGCGCCAGCACGATGGCAAGGCCATGCCGCTCCACCCAAGACACGACCCCATGCCGCTCAGGTCAGAAGCCATCAAGGCCTACCAGCTCGAACGTAACACAGGACATACGCCTGACCGCGTCACACCGGTAGCCAAGCCATGA
- a CDS encoding flagellar basal body P-ring protein FlgI → MKPTLIALFFLLALSGSAWADRVKDLASVAAGRTNQLIGYGLVVGLQGTGDGTNVSFTTQSMKAMLARLGVGIDGPLSDFEQSATSGKIDIKNVAAVMVTAELPGFAKPGQKIDVNVSAIGRATSLRGGNLLLTSLRGVDGEIYSLAQGALTATGVETSAAGSKVSIGVPTSARIPGGATVERIVDSPFERSDHVVMNVRESDFTTTTAIVNAINKNFGQGIAHALDGMSLAIKAPSDLSQRVAFMSMVENLEVVPGEPPARVVVNSRTGTVVISRNVRVTAAAVAHGTISVAITATNEISQPNALSRGQTAAVQNAEIAVSEPKNPMFLFQPGVDLRQVVDAVNQVGATPSALIAILEALKSSGSLRAELIVI, encoded by the coding sequence ATGAAACCCACACTCATTGCCCTATTTTTTTTGCTGGCTTTGTCGGGCTCGGCCTGGGCCGATCGTGTCAAAGACCTGGCCTCGGTCGCCGCAGGCCGCACCAACCAACTGATCGGCTACGGCCTGGTGGTCGGCTTGCAAGGCACAGGGGACGGCACCAACGTTTCCTTCACGACCCAAAGCATGAAAGCCATGCTGGCTCGCCTGGGTGTGGGCATTGACGGCCCCCTGTCAGACTTTGAACAAAGCGCCACCAGCGGCAAGATCGACATCAAGAACGTCGCCGCCGTGATGGTGACCGCCGAGTTGCCCGGATTTGCCAAGCCGGGCCAGAAAATCGACGTCAATGTTTCTGCGATTGGCAGGGCCACCAGCCTGCGAGGTGGCAATTTGCTGCTGACCAGTCTGCGCGGTGTCGACGGCGAAATCTACAGCCTGGCCCAAGGCGCTCTCACCGCCACGGGCGTAGAGACCAGCGCCGCTGGCTCCAAGGTGAGCATCGGCGTACCCACCTCAGCCCGCATACCCGGCGGAGCCACCGTCGAGCGCATCGTTGACAGCCCGTTTGAGCGTTCTGACCATGTGGTCATGAATGTGCGCGAATCGGATTTCACCACCACCACCGCCATCGTCAACGCCATCAACAAGAACTTCGGTCAGGGCATCGCCCATGCGCTGGATGGCATGTCCCTTGCGATCAAGGCCCCCAGCGACCTGTCGCAACGTGTGGCCTTCATGAGCATGGTGGAAAACCTGGAGGTCGTGCCCGGCGAGCCACCCGCACGTGTGGTCGTCAATTCGCGCACCGGTACTGTGGTCATCAGCCGCAACGTGCGCGTCACAGCCGCAGCCGTGGCACACGGCACGATCTCGGTCGCAATTACTGCCACCAACGAAATTTCTCAACCCAACGCGCTGTCGCGTGGTCAAACCGCTGCGGTACAAAACGCAGAAATCGCGGTCTCCGAACCCAAGAACCCCATGTTCCTGTTTCAACCCGGCGTCGACTTGCGTCAAGTGGTCGATGCTGTCAACCAAGTGGGTGCCACACCTTCGGCCCTGATCGCCATCCTTGAAGCCCTCAAAAGCTCGGGCAGCTTGCGTGCCGAACTGATCGTGATCTAA
- the flgG gene encoding flagellar basal-body rod protein FlgG encodes MDASMWIAKTGLDAQQTRMSVISNNLANVNTTGFKRDRASFEDMLYQNLRQPGAQVAAESQAPTGLMLGTGVRIVSTEKSHSQGSLVTTKNALDLAFQGEGFFQITQTDGTIAYSRDGSFKLSATGQLVTANGAALQPPINIPPNVASITVGQDGTVSVEAAAGGGSQVIGQIQIARFANPAGLQSIGQNLMKETTASGAPLVGQPGIAGAGQIMQGALEASNVNVVEEMVNMIETQRAYEINSKAISAVDGMLRFLNNNM; translated from the coding sequence ATGGATGCATCAATGTGGATCGCCAAAACCGGCCTGGACGCGCAGCAAACGCGCATGTCGGTCATCTCCAACAACCTGGCCAACGTCAACACCACCGGTTTCAAACGCGACCGCGCCTCGTTCGAAGACATGCTTTACCAGAACCTGCGCCAACCGGGTGCCCAAGTCGCGGCCGAGTCTCAAGCCCCAACAGGCTTGATGCTGGGGACAGGTGTGCGCATCGTATCGACAGAAAAGTCGCACAGTCAGGGCAGCTTGGTGACCACAAAAAATGCGCTCGATCTGGCTTTTCAAGGTGAAGGCTTCTTCCAGATTACGCAAACTGATGGCACCATCGCCTACAGCCGCGATGGGAGCTTCAAGCTCTCTGCCACAGGCCAATTGGTCACCGCCAACGGTGCTGCTCTGCAACCCCCCATCAACATCCCGCCCAACGTCGCCAGCATCACCGTGGGCCAAGACGGCACTGTGTCGGTGGAAGCGGCGGCAGGCGGCGGTAGTCAGGTGATAGGTCAAATCCAGATTGCCCGTTTTGCCAACCCCGCCGGTTTGCAGTCCATCGGTCAGAACCTGATGAAGGAAACCACAGCCAGCGGCGCGCCGCTGGTGGGTCAGCCCGGCATCGCAGGCGCAGGCCAGATCATGCAAGGCGCGCTGGAGGCATCCAACGTGAACGTGGTGGAAGAAATGGTCAACATGATCGAGACCCAGCGGGCCTACGAAATCAACTCCAAAGCGATTTCAGCCGTAGACGGCATGTTGCGCTTCCTCAACAACAACATGTAA